The sequence GTCTAAAACTTCAATATTTCCGCTGGGAGTTAATACACGAAACCAATAAATTGTATCAACATGTTTGACATGATTTTCCACAACTCGAATTGTGTAATAAGTTTCATCAGGAGTCGGTGAACTATCAAGAACTGCAGTGAGGCGAATAGTTCCTTTAGATAGTTTTTCAATTTCTCTAGCTTTACGTTGCACTATTGGTAGTTTCCAAACCAAATTGAAAGCTGTTTTTTCATCAATTGTACTAGTAGCTTGAGAAACCTTTATCACATTAATTTCAGATAATCTAGCGATAATTTCTGCTTGGCTATTGAGACTTTGAGGCGTACTTGGCTGTCCTAATAGACCTATGAGTAAAGAAGTGATCAGAGGATAAATTGTCGTTGGTTCCATGAAGCAATCTGTAATAATTTTTCTCAACAATTAATGAAAATGCAACATTTTGTTTCTGAATATTACTTTAGCAAATAAGAGATAAAAAATCTATTAACAGAGTAATTTGAACTTGACAGAGGTAACAATTATTGCTTCTCTCCTACAAGAGTTTTACACATAGCCGATGTAGAAGTAATTTATATCAATTCCCTAAAAGGAAACAACAGCTTAAATTGATAGAGATGAACGGGTAGGGGCGAACGGCCGTTCGCCCCTACTTCTATTTTTATAAAAAAACGATCCTGCTATTTCATCTGTGAAGATTTCAGGATCGCTTCGATATTTGATGCTGGTAATATTTTTTGTCAAACAGTCCCAGAGAAAAGCTAAATTTTCTCTTGAGAATTTCTACAGCATGAGATATGGTAGCTGCAATCGTTGTTTTCAATTGCGTTTCTCAGTCTCATCATCTTTGTTGACTATAGACACAGAGACTTTTTGAGCCTATTTTCTCGCCTACACAGCGCCACGTTTGATGTTTTGTTTAATTTTATACAGTGTATTTAACCAAATCTACCACTGACATAATCCCTGGTATCTTGTTGTTGGGGATTGTTGAAAATAACTTCTGTGGCGTCATATTCGACTAAAAAGCCGGTACGACCACCTTTTTCTGACGACTTGACATTAAAGAAAGCTGTCTTGTCGGATACCCGTGCAGCTTGCTGCATGTTATGAGTAACAATAACGATGGTGTATTGCTCTTTGAGTTCATGGATCAGTTCCTCAACCCGTAAAGTGGAGATGGGGTCAAGAGCCGAGCATGGTTCATCCATAAGGATAATTTCTGGTTGAACAGCGATCGCTCTAGCAATACATAAACGCTGCTGTTGTCCACCAGACAAAGATGCACCACTTTGTCTAAGTTTATCTTTGACTTCATCCCACAAAGCCGCTTGACGCAAACTCCGCTCTACTAATTCGTCAAAATTGCCTTTATAACCGTTGATTTTGGCACCGTAGGTGATGTTGTCATAAATTGATTTGGGAAATGGGTTTGGTCTTTGAAATACCATCCCAATCCGACGGCGCACCTCTACCGCATCAACGTCTGGTGCATACAAATTTTTATCGTAGTAGAAAACCTTACCTTCGGCTCGAAACGACTCAATCAGGTCATTAAGGCGGTTATAGCATCTAAGCAGTGTACTTTTACCGCAACCTGAAGGCCCAATAAAGGCTGTCACCCGATTTTTCGGGATATCTAGCCAAATATTCTGCACAGCCAAGAAGTTGCCGTAGTAGATGTTAAGGTTTTCTGTACGGAGAACGGTTTCCGTGCCATTCACTGTGCCGGTGTTAGTAGCCATAATTAAGTATGGTGTCTCTTTGTGGGATGTTTAGTGCGCCCTTGTGATGCTGTTCTATTTAGTAGATCACGGCGGAGATGAAACTTGATTCAAAATAAACTAGGGATGCTAGGCTTTTTGGCGCGTAGCCCAGCGAGCGATGATGCTGGTGATTAATACCATCAGCACGAGAATCAGCGATGCAGCCCAAGCCAGAGATTGGAGATTTTTGAATGGGGTAGTCGCAAAATTATAAACCAACACAGCCAGAGAAGCGGTGGGTTCAAACAAGCTCTTAGGCCAAAATGGCGAGAAAAGAGCAGTAAACAAGAGTGGCGCAGTTTCTCCAGCAGCACGGGCGATCGCCAAGGTAGATCCAGTGACAATCGCTGGTAAAGCCGCTGGCAAAACTACTTGTGATACTGTTTGAAAGTTGGTTGCACCCAAGCCAGTAGACGCTTGTCGCAAGTCTTGCGATACTAACTGCAAGGCTTCATCCGTAGTCCGGACAATAATTGGCAACATCAAGATTGCCAAAGCGAAACCCCCACCTATCGCTGAATAAGAACCTAACTTGAGTTCAGTTAAGCCCAAAACCACAATCCCATAAGCAAATACCCCCGCAATAATTGAGGGAACTCCACTGAGAATATTAGTTGCAAATCTGATCCATCTCGCTATTTTCCCAGAACTAAATTCTGTTAAATAGATTGCTGCTAATACCCCAAATGGGATACTAATTAAAGCACCAATCCCCACCATTAACAAAGTTCCCAAAATAGCATTACCAAAACCGCCACCCTTTCTCAAAGGTGCGGGCGGTAACTCAAAAAATATGCTGGGAGTTAAACTGCTAAAGCCTTGAATGATGACGTAAGAGAGTACAGCTAATAAAGGCAAAAGTGCCAAGGCGCCGCAGACAAAAGCTAACACCGTCATCACCGTGTTAAACAATGTCCTTTTGGACATGGGAGAACGAGTTAGGCTGCTTCCTGAAAAACTAGAACTCATAATTTCACACCCAACTACGCTAAATTCGCTTAACTCGGAGAACGATGTATTCTGCCAGCACATTGACTATCAGTGTCAAGAAAAATAACACTAAAGCAGCGTACATCAAAGCTGCAACTTGCAGTCCACTAGCTTCTGCAAATTGGTTTGCTAATAGAGAAGAAATTGTATTGCCGGGTGCTAAAAGAGAAATACTCAAGTTATTGGAGTTACCAATTAACATGGTGACAGCCATTGTTTCTCCCATGGCTCGACCTAGTGATAACATCACAGCGCTAACGATGCCAGAAAAGGCAGCTGGGATGAGCACCTGAAAAATAGTTTCCCAACGCGTTGCACCTAATCCCACCGACGCTTGGCGTAAACTGGGTGGTACGGAAATCAGAGCGTCACGGGAGATAGCTGTGATAATGGGCAAAGTCATGATTGCTAGAATCATTCCTGCAGGTAACATTCCCGGCCCAGTGGGAGGAGTACTAAAAAATGGGATGAAACCTAATGTAGTGTGTAGCCATTTGCCAATGTTGGTGACAATGGGTACTAACACAAAAATTCCCCAGATTCCATAAACGACGCTGGGGATAGCGGCTAGGAGTTCCACTAAAAAGACCAACACTAGCCGAACTTTTGCTGGTAAAAAATTCTCACTTAATAGAATAGCGGTGCCAACTCCAATGGGTACGGCTATGAGTAGACCAATAAAAGAACTAACTAAAGTTCCGTATACTGCAGGTAACACCCCATATTCGTTGTTTACCGGGTTCCAGGTAGCTTTAACTAAAAAACCCAGACCAAAAGCTTGCATCGCCGGCCAAGCGCCAACAGCTACTTGTAGAGTAATCCATATGAGAGTACCAGCGATCGCCAGTGCGAAAACCTTAGTCAGCGAAATAAAGCCCAAGTCTAGCGACTTTTCTACTTCAGAGCGATTCTTAATCGCTGATGACAGTTTCTGAGGTTGTGTAGTCATGAATACTGACTTTAACGATTAAATCAGAAAAAATGTGGGAGGGAACCAGATTTGTCAAATTAACGCCTGTTCGTTGAGATCATCTGAGACTTTGACAGAGGAACAAATGTTAGTTGCTAAATTTTCCCAAGTTCCGAGATGAGTATTTAGGCGATCCAGTTTTTCATAAATCTGGAATTTTCATCATCAATGCTATTTACTAGCGCTTGTGCCGCCACCAACAGAAATCTTATAATCTGGACTGAGTTGATCAGCAGCAGCAGCCACTTTCGCAATCACATTTTGGGGTAAAGGTACATACCCTAGTTCTGCAGCAATTTTCTGACCATCAGTTAAAGCATACTCAATAGCAGCTTCCATTGCTTTAGCTTTTGGAGCTTGGGCATATTGCTTGTAAACCAGGAGCCAAGTGTAAGTAACAATGGGATAAGAATCTGCACCTTCTGGGTCGGTGATAAAGGCGCGGAGGTCTGCAGGTAAGGTTACTGCTGCCAAAGTTTTAGACGCTGACTCTTCGGTTGCTGGCACAAATTTGCCTGCTTTGTTTTCCAAAGATGCAAACTTGAGGTTATTTTGTTTGGCGTAGCCGTACTCGGTATAGCCAATTGAGCCTTGAGTTTGTTGCACTTGGGCGGTAACACCTTCATTACCCTTTGCACCAACGCCCACAGGCCATTTCACGCTTTTCCCGTCGCCCACTTTAGTTTTCCACTCTGGACTAATAGCGCTTAGGTGTTTGGTGAAAACTCCTGTTGTCCCGCTACCATCAGAACGATAAACAACTGTAATTGGCTGCTTCGGTAGCTTCGCTTCGGGATTCGCTTTCGCAATCAGCGGGTCATCCCAAGATTTGATTTTGCCCAGCAATATATCGGTGTAAACTGCACGCGGTAATTTTAGTTCGGGAACATCAGGCAAATTGTAAGCGAGTACGATGCTACCAGCAGTTACGGGTAGCAAAATCACGCCCTTGTCTACCTTCTTGATTTCTTCATCTTTCATCGCCACATCGCTGGCGCCGAAATCCACGGTACCTTTGATGAATTGCTCCACCCCAGCACCGCTACCAACTGACTGATAGTTAACTTGCAAGTTGGGATATTTTTTATTCAAGTCGTTGAACCAACTTGCATAAAGTGGTGCGGGGAAAGAAGCACCAGCCCCAGTTAATGTCAGGTTTCCACCGAGGTCTAACTTGGCTGTGTTGGAAGCGGTAGTATCCTGAGCAGCACCAGCGGGTGTTTCTTTAGTAGCTGCATTGTCTGGGCTTGACTGTCCGCCACAAGCAGCTAGACTTAATGCCAGTGCTAACACTGGTATTGAAGCTGTGAGGCGATTATTTTTGATTGCACTTAGAAGTGAGAGCATCGCTGTCAATTTTTGATCAATTTCCAGGTGAGCGCCTCTAAGATACCGCTAAAAGGTTAGCTTCAAGGTAAACAACAGGTTAACAAAATAGAAAAAATCTTTTTTTTTACATAAACATTCAAGAATTGACTTGCCAGATTTTTGGATATAGTTTATACTTCCATTCCAGAAAACAGCGATTAATACTTATAGGTAGTCGGACAGGATTAAATTCATTCGTGAAGACTCTTAAGAGGGAACACGGAACAAAAAAACAATTGCAACCGAACGTAGAGACGTTGCTTATGCTCGCTTCCTATAAGGGTTTCAGGTAACGCAAGATTAATTATTGGATGCGTTCAATGTCAAAGTACTAGTTTTATTTGCACATTCGTGCTTATACTAGTTGTTCGGGATTTTCTCTTTTGCCTATTTGGCTTTGCCTAATAAATGTTTGTCGCTTCCAATCAATTGCTTTGGTCTATGATTGGCTTACTGCTGACAATGGGTGGCACGTTTTTAGAATCCTATGGTATCACCTGGCCTTGGAGTTGGAGTAAGCATGGAATTCAAACTTATTCTTTAGGTGTCAGCTATCAAATTGGCGCCGTGCTGCTAGTGGGTTGTTTAGGCGGGAAAAATGCTGGCGCACTTTCGCAGATTGCCTATTTGGTAATGGGTTTGACGCTATTACCCGTATTTTCCGAAGGTGGCGGCATCGGTTATGTTAAGCTAGCTCATTTTGGCTATTTGTTGGGATTTATTCCTGGCGCTTGGATTTGCGGCTTTTTAGCCTTTAAAGCCAGACCCAGACTAGAAACTCTCGCTTTTAGTTGTGTTTGTGGCTTGCTAGCCGTTCACATCTGCGGTATTAGTTATTTGATTTTCAGCAATTTTTTTCAATGGCAAAGCATGGAAAATTTGACATTAGTGCAAGCAATCTCCAGCTACTCATGGTCTAAATTACCTGGACAACTAGCTGTTATCTGTGCCGTTACGGTAATAGCATATATATTGCGCCACTTAATGTTTTATTAATTAGGAAGGGGCTAGAGATTAGTGGTTTATTGCACTAATTTTGATGGTTGAGTGTGCGATTAATTGTAGAGACGATAAATTTCGCGTTTCTACTCCTCGTCAGAACCAATGAAACCCACCACCATAATTTCAAATTATTCCCTAGCCCCTAATCCCTAACCCCTAGCCTCTAACTTCTAACTTCATGCGTTTAAAAAATCGCCTATTCTGGCTCGTCGCGTTCGTTGGTTTCTTGATAGACCAATTGACAAAATACTGGGTAGTCCAAACCTTCAAACTGGGACAAACTTTGCCATTGATTCCGGAAGTATTTCACCTCACCTATGTCACAAACACTGGTGCAGCTTTTAGCTTACTGAGCGGCAAAGTAGAGTGGTTACGCTGGCTATCTTTAGCAGTTAGTTTAGTTTTAATTGGGCTGGCGTTATTTGGTTCAGCATTAAGTTTTTGGGATCAGCTTGGTTATGGTTTAATTTTAGGAGGAGCGATCGGTAATGGTATTGATCGGTTTGTTTTGGGTTATGTTGTTGATTTTATAGATTTTCGACTGATCAATTTTGCTGTATTTAATTTGGCAGATTCATTTATCAGTGTTGGGATTGTTTGCCTTCTAATTGCTTCTTTACAAAAAACACCACATTCTCATCGTCGGTTGTAGTCAGTATTGCTAAAAGGGAACTTTTAACGGGGAAATCTCCATGATTCAATAATCGAGATTTGTTACTGTTTGCTTGAAAATTGTTATACCACCTCAAAACTGTAGAGACGCTGCATAGCAACGTCTCTACAAACTGTTCTCATGAACGATCGCCGATTATCATCAGAACTATACTCTACTTTTATTTACCTGTAGAAGTTCCGGGTACAGGAGCTAAGTTACCAGGAGCGCTGGAATCTGGTGTTGCTGTTCCAGGTACGGGAGCTAAGTTACCAGGAGCGCTGGAATCTGGTGTTGCTGTTCCAGGTACAGGAGCTAAGTTACCAGGAGCGCTGGAATCTGGTGTTGCTGTTCCAGGTACAGGAGCTAAGTTACCCGGAGCGGTGGAATCTGGTGTTGCTGTTCCAGGTACAGGAGCTAAGTTACCCGGAGCGGTGGAATCTGGTGTTGCTGTTCCAGGTACAGGAGCTAAGTTACCCGGAGTTGTACCACCTTCAAAAGATTTATCTTCTGGGATTGTAGTGCTACCAGAAGCCGCAGGAGTCAGAGGTGTACCCCCAGGACAACGGGAATTGAGGGGAGAGCGCTCGCACAGAATTTTAAATCCTTCTGGTGACAACTTGATTTCCGTTGCTGAATCTGCGGATGAGTTACTGGATTCGTTTACAGGGGATTGACTTGATTGAGCAACAGCAACATTGGTGGACAAAGCCAAAGTTAGGGCTGCACCAAACAAGCTCAGAGATTTTCCCATCATTCTGAATTAACCTCAACGGAACACTCGCCCCATTAAATCAGACAAAAGAATTTAGAAAATCTTCCTAAATGGGGATGTATTGATTTGCTACAAATTATGAGGATTTGTTAAAGCTGTAAAAATTACATGATGTTTAATGCAACGTAGGTTTTGCTCAATACCAAAGCAAATGTGCTGAGTTTTGTTGATAAACCTAGTAATAGTAGATAAAATAGC is a genomic window of Fortiea contorta PCC 7126 containing:
- the pstB gene encoding phosphate ABC transporter ATP-binding protein PstB, which translates into the protein MATNTGTVNGTETVLRTENLNIYYGNFLAVQNIWLDIPKNRVTAFIGPSGCGKSTLLRCYNRLNDLIESFRAEGKVFYYDKNLYAPDVDAVEVRRRIGMVFQRPNPFPKSIYDNITYGAKINGYKGNFDELVERSLRQAALWDEVKDKLRQSGASLSGGQQQRLCIARAIAVQPEIILMDEPCSALDPISTLRVEELIHELKEQYTIVIVTHNMQQAARVSDKTAFFNVKSSEKGGRTGFLVEYDATEVIFNNPQQQDTRDYVSGRFG
- the pstA gene encoding phosphate ABC transporter permease PstA, which produces MSSSFSGSSLTRSPMSKRTLFNTVMTVLAFVCGALALLPLLAVLSYVIIQGFSSLTPSIFFELPPAPLRKGGGFGNAILGTLLMVGIGALISIPFGVLAAIYLTEFSSGKIARWIRFATNILSGVPSIIAGVFAYGIVVLGLTELKLGSYSAIGGGFALAILMLPIIVRTTDEALQLVSQDLRQASTGLGATNFQTVSQVVLPAALPAIVTGSTLAIARAAGETAPLLFTALFSPFWPKSLFEPTASLAVLVYNFATTPFKNLQSLAWAASLILVLMVLITSIIARWATRQKA
- the pstC gene encoding phosphate ABC transporter permease subunit PstC yields the protein MTTQPQKLSSAIKNRSEVEKSLDLGFISLTKVFALAIAGTLIWITLQVAVGAWPAMQAFGLGFLVKATWNPVNNEYGVLPAVYGTLVSSFIGLLIAVPIGVGTAILLSENFLPAKVRLVLVFLVELLAAIPSVVYGIWGIFVLVPIVTNIGKWLHTTLGFIPFFSTPPTGPGMLPAGMILAIMTLPIITAISRDALISVPPSLRQASVGLGATRWETIFQVLIPAAFSGIVSAVMLSLGRAMGETMAVTMLIGNSNNLSISLLAPGNTISSLLANQFAEASGLQVAALMYAALVLFFLTLIVNVLAEYIVLRVKRI
- the pstS gene encoding phosphate ABC transporter substrate-binding protein PstS; translation: MLSLLSAIKNNRLTASIPVLALALSLAACGGQSSPDNAATKETPAGAAQDTTASNTAKLDLGGNLTLTGAGASFPAPLYASWFNDLNKKYPNLQVNYQSVGSGAGVEQFIKGTVDFGASDVAMKDEEIKKVDKGVILLPVTAGSIVLAYNLPDVPELKLPRAVYTDILLGKIKSWDDPLIAKANPEAKLPKQPITVVYRSDGSGTTGVFTKHLSAISPEWKTKVGDGKSVKWPVGVGAKGNEGVTAQVQQTQGSIGYTEYGYAKQNNLKFASLENKAGKFVPATEESASKTLAAVTLPADLRAFITDPEGADSYPIVTYTWLLVYKQYAQAPKAKAMEAAIEYALTDGQKIAAELGYVPLPQNVIAKVAAAADQLSPDYKISVGGGTSASK
- a CDS encoding biotin transporter BioY, producing the protein MFVASNQLLWSMIGLLLTMGGTFLESYGITWPWSWSKHGIQTYSLGVSYQIGAVLLVGCLGGKNAGALSQIAYLVMGLTLLPVFSEGGGIGYVKLAHFGYLLGFIPGAWICGFLAFKARPRLETLAFSCVCGLLAVHICGISYLIFSNFFQWQSMENLTLVQAISSYSWSKLPGQLAVICAVTVIAYILRHLMFY
- the lspA gene encoding signal peptidase II: MRLKNRLFWLVAFVGFLIDQLTKYWVVQTFKLGQTLPLIPEVFHLTYVTNTGAAFSLLSGKVEWLRWLSLAVSLVLIGLALFGSALSFWDQLGYGLILGGAIGNGIDRFVLGYVVDFIDFRLINFAVFNLADSFISVGIVCLLIASLQKTPHSHRRL